TTAGTGACTATAGTCACTAAAATCTTTTTAAATTATAACCGATTGTGAAGCCACGGTATGGTATAGAGAAGTAATTTGATGTAGGCGAAAAGATGAAACAATACCAAAACCTGCAAATGAAACTCACTTTCATTGTATTCACCGTTCTGGTTGCAGTGGTACTGAGTGGAGCAGCTTCAGCTGCTCTGGTTTTACCAGAACAAAGTTACACCAGTGCATACGTGGTGGAAACTGGGTATTCTTTCACTGGACCTAATTCTATACAGGATGCAGTAGATAACTACGAAACCAACGATGGATACCAAGTACTACTTGAACCCGGAAACCATGATGAACAGATAGTCGTCAACAAAAACCTCAACTTAACTGGCATGGGGGCCAATCCAGAAGACACTGTAATTCAAGCTACCAGTGATGGTGCAACAGTAACCATTGCACCAGGAGTAGTGGCGGCCCTTGAAAACCTTTCCATCTGGAATTATGGCAGTGGACAGACCATAGAAAACAATGGACAGCTAACCCTTATCAACTGCTTCGTCAACGGTAACTTCGTGGCTAATGAAGTTATGGGAGCTGCTGCCGGGGGAACTACTGAAGTCACTGGAACCCCTGGAGAAACTACCCTAGCCACAACTGAAACCATGCTCGTAACCAGTGCAGATGGAACTACCGATACTACTGGAAGCAATGTTGTGGGTGAAACCACCTTAACTGGCACTGAAAACACGATTTCTACCAGCACCGAAGAAACAACATCCTCCGATGACCCTGGAATACCATTAGCTTCACTTGCTTCTGGGATGTTAATGGTCATGGGCGGAACTGTAATTTCAAAAAAATAATCTTTTTTTTATCATTTGGAGTTATCGACTAATACTCATCGTCTAATTTAATGTATTGTAACCATAATGAGAGTTGGGTAACTAACCAGATGTATAACAAGTTATTATTGTAAATTCCTTGATTAAATTTTTTTTGGATGGTCTGGATTTTTTCTAAATTGACGTAATTTGCTATTATTTCACTTTTTTCATTAATTATCCTCTCGATTTCCTTTTTTTCATTTATTAAAAAATTATTCTGATATATATTATTAGCTTCGGCTTTAAAAGGACGCCATTGGATTTCTTGTGGTAAAATTCCATCCATTGCAATTCTCAGTATATATCGGCTCCACCCAAATTTAACTTTCATATCAGTTGGTAATGAATAACAGAATTCTATGAGTCTTTTATCTAAAAAAGGGTATCTCGGCTCTATATTATGCTTAGCGAATATATTATCCATTTCTTCCAATTCGTATAGATCTGAAAAGCGGTTAATAATGAAATGATGATATTTTTTATAACTGTTAGCTTCTGAAACTGGTTCCCAAAATAATCTATTTAATATCTGTTCTGCATCTATTTTCTTGGCAAATTCTTTTTCCAAAATTGTAGTACCGGGTCTCCGTTCTTTATTAGAAGTCCCTAAATTTTTTATTTTGTCTGGTATCAATGAAAAGATTATATCTAAGATTATTTGAAATGAATTACTTTTTGTGATTTTTGAATAATTTCTTATTTCGTTCATCAATTTTATCCATTTAAAATTAACAGCTAATTCTCTAAAATAAAAAGTACCATAAGAGATAACTGCATCCCCCCCCGGTTCCACGTAACTGAATCCTAACTTCATTCTCATGTATTTTTTTACATAAATTCCACATATTAACGAGGAAGGGTGAATAAAATGGTTGGTCTTGATAATCTAAAATAGTTTTAAAATCTTTTAATAAGCCTATTGTGTCATTAGGGATAAAATTTGGGACTATGTTATCCATATTGGTGACTTTTTTAATATAATTATATTCGGAATTGTTCTTAGATTTACTAGAGACAAAAGAGAAAGTATTTATTTTTTTCAATTTAATAGCTTGTTTAGTTATTAAATGTTTAACCATACATACTATTGAAGATGAATCCAGACCTCCACTTAAATCAAATCCTATTGAAAATTCACTTCTCAAACGACAATTAATAGATTCTTCGAATATTTTGAGGAAAGTGGCTATATATTCATCCTCAGAATTTAATGATATTTCGAGATCAGGATCTAATTCCCAGTACTTTCTGAATTTATTCTGGTCTTTAGTTATGATCACAGAATGAGCGGGAGTTAAAGAATAAATATTTTTGTAAAAAGTAGATTTATTATCCTCAATTTCCATTAGGAATAAACCAATTTTTTCTTCATTTAATTTTAGTTTTATTTGAGGAATGTCAAAAAATGCTTTGAGTTCCGATGCGCATACGAATAAATTATCAGATAAATAATAATAGAATGGTTTTACTCCCATATGATCTCTAGCACAAAAAAGCGTTTCATCATTAGGATCCCAAATAACAAATGCAAAATCACCTAAAAGATATTCTGGACATTTTTCCTTCCATTTTTCATAAGCTCGCAATATGAAATAAGTGTCAGGTATATTATCATGGTCCTCTACACCTAATAATTTAGATAATTCGTTTCGGTTATCAATTCGAGCATCTGCGGTTATAACCAAACCTGTATCTTCTTCGAAAAAGGGGAGTTTTTCATTTACAGATTCGGGAGTTGTCCATAACATTTGATGACCTAATCCCATAGGCCCTTCACACCACACACCTGAATCATCCGGACCACGATGGGATAATTTAGTAGTCATTTGGTCAATAATTTCAGGTTCGATATTTTTCCCCGTTCGGTAAAAAATAGCAGTAATTGCACTCATTTATTCACCA
The sequence above is drawn from the Methanobacterium formicicum genome and encodes:
- a CDS encoding asparagine synthase-related protein, which encodes MNEIRNYSKITKSNSFQIILDIIFSLIPDKIKNLGTSNKERRPGTTILEKEFAKKIDAEQILNRLFWEPVSEANSYKKYHHFIINRFSDLYELEEMDNIFAKHNIEPRYPFLDKRLIEFCYSLPTDMKVKFGWSRYILRIAMDGILPQEIQWRPFKAEANNIYQNNFLINEKKEIERIINEKSEIIANYVNLEKIQTIQKKFNQGIYNNNLLYIWLVTQLSLWLQYIKLDDEY
- a CDS encoding asparagine synthase-related protein, producing the protein MSAITAIFYRTGKNIEPEIIDQMTTKLSHRGPDDSGVWCEGPMGLGHQMLWTTPESVNEKLPFFEEDTGLVITADARIDNRNELSKLLGVEDHDNIPDTYFILRAYEKWKEKCPEYLLGDFAFVIWDPNDETLFCARDHMGVKPFYYYLSDNLFVCASELKAFFDIPQIKLKLNEEKIGLFLMEIEDNKSTFYKNIYSLTPAHSVIITKDQNKFRKYWELDPDLEISLNSEDEYIATFLKIFEESINCRLRSEFSIGFDLSGGLDSSSIVCMVKHLITKQAIKLKKINTFSFVSSKSKNNSEYNYIKKVTNMDNIVPNFIPNDTIGLLKDFKTILDYQDQPFYSPFLVNMWNLCKKIHENEVRIQLRGTGGGCSYLLWYFLF